The segment CTGCTACATCACTTCGTTGTCCCCAATGTATGCCGAGTAACTGCAGTCGATGCAATAACACACTTCGTTCGAGATCGTTTTCTTTCCGTAAGTCGAGTGTATAATCTTTCCAATCGGCAGTGGATGGTAAACGTAATCGCTTTTGTTGTTTTTCAATATCTGTTTGAAGAGGAGGTTTGGGAATATCAACCGGTACTTCACCGATCTTATCGCTTACAATTAATTCATCATGTACAAGTGACATACGGATCACTTCACCATTACAAATAACACTGAGTGTTGCTTCATTCAATTCTTCCAATCCTGCTTTGGGTAGATTACGCAAAGCAGCTAAAGATTCGGACAATCTTACTGCTTCCATTACATGTGCAACAGAAGTATCCATTTGTTTTGAACGAAAGAGCTTGGCTACTTTTGCCATCCATCTTGTTCCATCATCGTATGGATAATGCCAGATATGATCATACCAACCCGGTGAGGCAATACCGGCACCATAACCACTGTACATACTTAAGCGGTTATATGTCCACGGTACCCATGTACATTCTACTTTTACTTTCGGCAATCCTTTCAGCAGATCATTATCTTCTTTTTGTTTGGGCATGTTGAGCAAAGCAGGTGCATGCCATGCGCCACAGATAACGGCAATGTTTTGAAACATTTCTTTTTCTGCCTGTCGGATTGTTTTACGCATATATGCTTCACGTAAACTTTCTGTGCGGTCATCCTTCGAAGGAACTTCATCACGCAATACCTGCATGGCTTCGTTTACTGCATCAAACACTTCTTCGTTTTGATGACGATGCTCAAACATATGCTCCCACCATTTCTCTCCATCATCATAACCTGCCGCTTCTGCTAAATAAGAAACAGGATCTTTCCTTATGATCACTATGGGTTCAGCTTCATTATTGCTGATGCTGTAATTGTTGATTGTATCAATGGTATCTCCTTCATCCTTTTCATCCGACGCTGCCTGTTGTTCTGCTGCTTTCTTTTCCTCTTCTGCATCAAGTGCAAACTGGTGTGCAGCAGGCAGATCCATGAAGCGGACATGAATATTATTCTTTCGTGCATAGAGAATGGCTTGCCACTCAGGTGAAAATTCTGCAAACGGATAAAAGGAAGAATGTTTGGTATTATCGGGTTGAAAACAAAGAATGGCCACCGGTGGTTTTAAATCGCTGTGCGATACCCATTGCAAAACAGGATCAGCATCTGGCGGACCTTCCACCAAAACAATATCCGGTTTTGTTTTCTCCAAAAACTCTTTTACGTTTCTGGCAGAACCCGGACCATGATGTCGTATACCAAGAATATGTATTGCCATTGAATGAGCTGCTGATTATTGATTAGATGCCAAGATCTCGACAAGCCCTGTAAATATCTTTCCATTCATCTCTCGGCTTTACCACCGTTTCTAAATATTCCTGCCATACAATTTTATCCTGTACCGGATCTTTTACCACAGCACCAATAATACCTGCAGCCAGATCATTTGCTTTTAATTGTCCATCTCCAAAGTAAGCAGCCATTGCTAATCCGTTATTCACAACAGAAATAGCTTCTGCTGTACTGAGGGTACCACTGGGCATTTTAATTTTTGTCTTACCATCCATGGTAACACCACTTCTCAATTCACGAAAGATGGTGACAATGCGACGGATCTCCTGCAACGCAGGTGGCTCTGCAGGCAACTCCATAATTTTTTCAAAACTTTCAACCCTGCGTTTTACAATATCAATTTCTTCATCCATTGAATCAGGCACAGGAAGGATCACCGTATTAAAACGTCTTTTTAATGCACTGCTCAATTCGTTTACACCTTTATCTCTGTTGTTGGCAGTTGCAATTACATTAAAACCTCTTACTGCCTGTACTTCTGTATTTAACTCAGGAATAGGTAATGATTTTTCTGAAAGAATTGTGATCAATGCATCCTGCACATCAGCACCAATACGTGTCAACTCTTCAATACGTACAATCTTACCATCTTTCATTGCACGCATCACCGGTGTTTCCACCAATGCTTTTTCAGTTGGACCTTCTGCCAATAACCGTGCATAGTTCCAGCCATAACGAATCGCTTCTTCACCTGTACCTGCTGTTCCTTGTACAATTAATGTTGAATCGCCACTGATAGCAGCCGCTAAATGTTCACTCACCCAACTCTTGGCAGTACCGGGCAAACCATATAATAACAATGCACGATCGGTTGTTAATGTAGCTACGGCAATTTCCATCAGTCGCTTGTTACCGATATACTTCGGTGTTACTTCAAAACCATTTTTCAGTTTACCGCCGATGAGGTAAGTAACTGCCGATTGTGGAGACAGATGCCAGTTAGCAGGTCGTTTATCCTGATCTTGTTTCCGTAACTCTTCCAGTTCCAATGCGTATAATTCTTCTGCATGTTGACGTAAGATGGTTGCCATAATGATGTATTTAAGCGGTAAAGTTTGTTATGATTTGATTTTTTAAGTTGAGCAGTTTCACTAAATACTCTTTCGTTTTATTCCAGCTGTTCTGTTGGTATTCTTCTGCAGGTATAATCAAACCCAGTTCTTTTTCAATAGCAGAAGGGATGCGTTCAATATGTTGACTAAAGAATGATCGTGTATAATGATAAGGATTATTTGCAGCGTGCGTTAAAATCTTTTTTGTCATTTCAATACTCCATTCCCTCTTGAATTCAACAGCATAACGAATAATGGCATCTGCATGATCGGCAAATGAACGGTTTGAATAATATTCCTGTTGCT is part of the Lacibacter sediminis genome and harbors:
- a CDS encoding DUF5682 family protein; translation: MAIHILGIRHHGPGSARNVKEFLEKTKPDIVLVEGPPDADPVLQWVSHSDLKPPVAILCFQPDNTKHSSFYPFAEFSPEWQAILYARKNNIHVRFMDLPAAHQFALDAEEEKKAAEQQAASDEKDEGDTIDTINNYSISNNEAEPIVIIRKDPVSYLAEAAGYDDGEKWWEHMFEHRHQNEEVFDAVNEAMQVLRDEVPSKDDRTESLREAYMRKTIRQAEKEMFQNIAVICGAWHAPALLNMPKQKEDNDLLKGLPKVKVECTWVPWTYNRLSMYSGYGAGIASPGWYDHIWHYPYDDGTRWMAKVAKLFRSKQMDTSVAHVMEAVRLSESLAALRNLPKAGLEELNEATLSVICNGEVIRMSLVHDELIVSDKIGEVPVDIPKPPLQTDIEKQQKRLRLPSTADWKDYTLDLRKENDLERSVLLHRLQLLGIHWGQRSDVAGKGTFKEQWRLQWQPELSIQIIEKGNWGNTVEEATSKYIVSKTGESQSLNEVCGLLERTLPAELPLAIEQLITQINNLAATGTDVIQFMAVIPGLVNVTRYGNVRKTDAELVTGIVESMITRTCISLPAASTGIADDAALDLLPLFVSMNESVQLLQHKEIEEEWQQTLQAISANKNSSPVLAGYCTRLLHDHQLLQGDELVKVFYYSMSQSTAAAVAASWLEGFLKGSGTILLLDEDLWSVVNSWVEKLEDEVFIEVLPLLRRTFAEFSKPERRKLGEKVKTGGTGIITKQVQTGIDEERAAKGIPIVLKLLGY
- a CDS encoding ATP-binding protein produces the protein MATILRQHAEELYALELEELRKQDQDKRPANWHLSPQSAVTYLIGGKLKNGFEVTPKYIGNKRLMEIAVATLTTDRALLLYGLPGTAKSWVSEHLAAAISGDSTLIVQGTAGTGEEAIRYGWNYARLLAEGPTEKALVETPVMRAMKDGKIVRIEELTRIGADVQDALITILSEKSLPIPELNTEVQAVRGFNVIATANNRDKGVNELSSALKRRFNTVILPVPDSMDEEIDIVKRRVESFEKIMELPAEPPALQEIRRIVTIFRELRSGVTMDGKTKIKMPSGTLSTAEAISVVNNGLAMAAYFGDGQLKANDLAAGIIGAVVKDPVQDKIVWQEYLETVVKPRDEWKDIYRACRDLGI